One Fusarium falciforme chromosome 1, complete sequence genomic window carries:
- a CDS encoding Aminotran-5 domain-containing protein has translation MDSLTMTPFGKEMREKHFLFGKEQVNLNQGAYGSYPRHVRDALRHWQDAAESEPDKFIRYTFPKKLDEIRHQVASFLNADVEGTVLVPNATTGLNTVLRNLRFQPGDKVVYFRGVYGAIGKTVDYLTETTPVTSLEVDFDPTQDTEESILARFTGSIREYGDKVKVAIFDTVMSMPGVRMPFEQLTKICRQHGIFSVIDGAHGIGFIDLNLKELDPDFLVTNCHKWLFIPRACAVFYVAPRNQHLMRSSLPTSHGFVPLGSSKHFNPNQSNAQNPFVAQFEYTGTIDTAPILCIPAALEFRSRACGGELAIREYCVDLARTGGRAVAEILGTETLPIPTGRHVGFANVRLPLTVQGHASVTEGVPAKDVNTVINFMFRKFTEDYHTFINVLYFSGALWARLCATVYLDLNDFKYGGMVLKKLCQRIESGEYLTQEARDI, from the exons ATGGACAGCTTGACTATGACCCCTTTTGGCAAAGAGATGCGGGAAAAACACTTTCTGTTCGGAAAAGAGCAAGTGAATCTCAATCAAG GGGCCTATGGATCTTATCCCCGCCATGTAAGAGATGCATTGCGCCACTGGCAAGATGCAGCCGAGTCTGAGCCTGACAAGTTCATTCGCTACACCTTCCCCAAAAAGCTCGACGAGATCCGTCATCAGGTTGCCTCCTTTCTCAACGCCGATGTCGAGGGCACTGTCCTTGTACCTAACGCAACTACTGGTCTGAATACAGTCCTCCGCAACCTAAGGTTCCAGCCTGGAGATAAGGTCGTTTATTTTAGAGGGGTATACGGTGCCATTGGCAAGACAGTGGATTATCTGACGGAGACGACCCCTGTTACGAGCCTTGAGGTCGATTTTGACCCTACTCAAGACACTGAAGAGTCGATTCTAGCACGGTTCACAGGCAGCATCAGGGAATAtggcgacaaggtcaaggtggCAATATTCGACACGGTCATGAGCATGCCCGGTGTAAGGATGCCTTTCGAGCAACTGACCAAGATCTGTCGGCAACATGGTATCTTCAGTGTCATTGACGGTGCACACGGCATTGGCTTCATTGACCTGAACCTCAAGGAACTAGATCCTGATTTCTTGGTCACAAACTGCCACAA GTGGCTGTTCATACCCCGAGCATGCGCAGTCTTCTATGTTGCGCCTCGAAACCAGCACCTGATGCGTTCCTCTTTACCAACCTCTCACGGCTTCGTGCCCCTAGGGTCGAGCAAGCATTTTAACCCCAACCAATCCAATGCCCAAAACCCGTTTGTTGCCCAGTTCGAGTACACCGGCACGATCGATACAGCCCCGATTCTGTGTATACCAGCAGCTCTCGAGTTTCGGAGCAGGGCTTGCGGAGGCGAGTTAGCCATCAGAGAGTACTGTGTCGACCTCGCCCGTACAGGCGGACGTGCCGTTGCCGAGATACTGGGTACAGAGACCTTGCCGATTCCCACTGGGAGACATGTCGGATTTGCCAACGTTCGTCTGCCCCTTACAGTTCAAGGCCATGCCAGTGTGACTGAAGGGGTACCGGCAAAGGACGTCAATACTGTCATCAATTTCATGTTCCGAAAGTTTACGGAGGATTACCACACTTTTATCAATGTCTTGTACTTCTCGGGTGCACTATGGGCAAGGTTGTGTGCTACTGTCTATCTCGACTTGAATGACTTCAAGTATGGTGGTATGGTTCTGAAAAAGCTCTGCCAAAGGATAGAAAGTGGCGAGTACCTGACTCAGGAAGCACGAGATATTTAA